GCGCCGGGGAGGGGGGATTTCTCTTTGCTCCCGCAGCGGCCGGGTGCCCGACGGGGCGGACCGGGTGCCCGACCGGCGGACCGGGGCACCCGACGGGCCTCAGTACCCGACCCTCGGTATACCTAGCAATACCGTTTTTTTACAACCAGAGCTACAGCGCTCCCCCGGCCCACGGTGGTTCACTGGACGTACACCACAACACGCCGGGAAGTTCTCCCGGTGGTCGACCCGTTCCCCCGTACGGGCCGACCGATCGCGTGGTCCCCAACGGCACGGGGAGCACGCGGAAAAGCCGGTCCGTGCGGAGCCATCGACTTCGATGACCCGCACGGACCGGCTCTCCCGGTCGATTCGGTTCTGCTGACCCTACGTCATACGACTAGCCGTCAGGCGGCGGACCGTCAGGCGGCGGACCGTCAGGAGTCGGACCGTCAGACGGCCGACCAGGACGAGTACTTCCGGAGCCCGTAGAGCAGCGGCGAGCTGTCGTCCGCCTCCGGGTGCTCGACCCGGAACACCTCGCCGAAGACCACGGTGTGGTCCCCGACGTCGACCGTCCGGCTGATCCGGCAGTCGGCGACCGAGTGGGCGTCGTCGGTCAGGTGGGGGCCGGCCGCCTCCGAGTCGGCCGACCAGCGCACCAGGTCGAACCGGTGCGGAGTCCCGGAGGCGAACAGGTCCGCCGTCCCCCTGGCCCGGGTGTGCAGCAGGTTCACCGCGAAGGTGGAACGGCGCAGCATGGCCGCCAGGGTGGGACTCCCCGCCCGCAGGCACACCAGCAGGGTCGCCGGTTCCACCGCCACGCTGCACACCGAGGAGCAGGTCATCCCCCACGGCTTCCCGTCGAGGTCCGACGTGGTCACGACGGCCACACCGCTGGGGAACGTCGACATCAGGGAACGGAACTGCTCGGGAGCGACCGTCGTCACCGTGGCCGAACTCCCCGCGGAGCCGCCGTCCCTCATCGCGCCGAGCCGGCCTTGCGCTGCGCCGGCGGCAGGCCGTGCAGGTGGGCGAAGTACTCGTACTGGCTGGGCAGCTTCTCGTGCAGCGCGGCCGTCTGCTCGGCCACCAGCTGGAACTCGCGGTCCGCAGCGGTGGAGTCGAGCTTGCTCAGCACGGGCAGCGGCTGCACCGGCAGCCCGCCCAGGCCGAGGATGATCGCGCGGTAGGAGTACGACTCGAAGCCGTGGTAGTGCGGGTAGATCGACTCCTGGTCGGGCAGCTTGACCTTCCACTGCTCCAGGCGCTCGGCCAGACCGTCCGGGATCTCCCGGGTCTTGGTGTCCTTCCAGTACTGGTTGTCGGTGCGCTTCGAGGCGTACCAGTGCAGCACCATGAACTCGCGCAGACCGTCCATGATGTTCGCGGCCTGGCGGTTGTAGGCGTTGCGCAGGTGCTGGTCGGTGTCCTCGTTGCCGACCGGGAAGTTCTTGACCAGCTGCTCGATGCCGTTCTGGATGATGAAGATGCCGGTGGACTCCAGCGGCTCCACGAAGCCGTTGGAGAGGCCGATGGCGACGCAGTTCTTCACCCAGGCGCGCTCGCTGCGGCCGATGCGCATCTTGATGTGGTTGGCGGTGGCGTTCTCCGCCGCCGGGCCGACGAACTCGCGCAGCGTGCGCTCGGCCTCCTCCGGGGTGCTGTACTCGCTGGCGTACACGTAACCGGTGCCGAGCCGCTCGAACAGCGGGATCGTCCAGATCCAGCCGGCGTCCTTCGCGGTCGCGGTGGTGGCCGGGCGCAGGCCGTACTCGGCCATGTCCACCGGCACGCGCAGCGCCACGGCGCTGTCGTTGGGCAGGTGGTTCTGGAAGGAGATGAACGGCTCCTTCAGCGCCTGGGCGACCAGCAGGCTGCGGAAGCCGGTGCAGTCGACGAACAGGTCGCCGTGCAGGTCGCCCTGCTCGCGGGTGCGGACGTGGTCGATCTCGCCGCGGTCGTTCAGCGCCACGTCCACCACGTCGTCGAGGACGTGCTTGACGCCGCGCTCGGTGCCGAAGCGGGTCAGGAACTTCGACAGCAGCGTCGCGTCGAAGTGGTACGCGTACGGGAACTGGGTGTTCTGCTCGGTGAGGGTGGTGCGGTACTCCTCACCCCGCTCGAAGGTGCTGTCGAAGAGCGAGCCGTCGTAGTAGCGCGGCGAGCGCTCCGTGTCGCACATGTTGGCGATGAGGAAGGAGTCCCGGTCGAAGCGACCGGTGGGCTGCTTCTGCACCCACCAGTCGGTGAGCGCGAAGCCGTCCACCACGCGGTTGCGCTCGAAGGGGTGGTAGAAGACGTGACCCGGCTCGCGCCAGTCCTCGAAGCGGACCGCCAGCTTGTAGGTGGCGTGGCACTCGGGCATCCACTCGCGCTCGTCCAGGCCCAGGTAGTTGAAGAAGTGCCGGATCGTGCTGAAGGTGGCCTCACCCACCCCGATCGCCGGCACGTTCTTCGACTCCACCAGGGTGACGTCCACCCGGTCACCGAATGCCACCTTCAGGTAGGTCGCCGTCATCCAGCCCGAGGTACCGCCGCCGACGATCACCACGCTGTTAGCCATGTAGGTCCCTTTGTCGATTGCTGACGAACGTGTCTGGTCGAGCCTCGCCGAACCACCGGCGCACAGCCACGTCCTTGACCGACAGGTGAAATTGGGCAGTCAGCGCCGGGTCGCCGGGCCCGGCGATCAGGACCGCAGGTACGTCAGCACGGCCAGCACCCGGCGGTGGCCGTCGTCCTCGGACAGCCCGAGTTTCAGGAAGATGCTGCCGATGTTCTTGGCGACCGTGGGCTGGCTGACGCTCAGCGCCGCCGCGATGTTGGCGTTCGTCTTCCCCTCCGCCATCAGCCCCAGCACCTCCCGCTCGCGCGAGGAGAGCCGGCCCAGCGGCTCGTTCATCTGCCCGCGCCGCAGCAGCTGCCGGACGACCTCGGGATCGATGACCGTGCCGCCGGTGGCCACGCACTCGACCGCCGCCAGGAACTCGGCCACCCCGCCGATCCGGTCCTTGAGCAGGTAGCCGAGTCCGCCGCGGGAGTGCTCGCCGGACTCCAGCAGCTCGAACGCGTACGCCGTCGCGGCGTACTGCGTGAGCACCAGGACGGCGAGCTCCGGGTAGCGGCCGCGCAGGTCCATCGCCGAGCGCAGCCCGTCGTCGTTGAAGTCCGGCGGCATCCGCACGTCGGTCACCACGATGTCGGGCCGGTGTTCCTCGACGGCCTTGATCAGGTCGCGGCTGTCGCCCACCGCGGCCACGGTCTCGTGCCCGAACCGCTCCAGCAGTTCGACGAGTCCTTCTCGCAGCAGGACCGCGTCCTCGGCGAGCACTATGCGGAATCGGGCGTTCGCCACGGCAGCTCCACGACTAGTTCGGTTGGGCCGCCGGACGGGCTGAGCAGCTTGAGCCTGCCCCCCACCACGGCGACGCGATCGGCAAGGCCCTGCAGGCCGCGGCCGTCCTCGGGCCGGGCGCCGCCCACGCCGTCGTCACCGACGCACAGCACCAGGCGGTCCCCCTCCCGGCGGCCCGTCACCCAGGCCGTACGGGCGCCGCTGTGCTTCACCACGTTGGTCAGCGCCTCCTTCACCGCGAAGTACGCCACCGTCTCCACGGCGGACACCAGCCGCTCCGCGAGGGTGATGTCGACGTGCACCGGCACCGGGCTCCGGTCGGCGATCTCGGCCACCGCGGCCGGCACCCCGCGGTCGGTGAGCAG
The genomic region above belongs to Streptomyces sp. 1331.2 and contains:
- a CDS encoding flavin reductase family protein translates to MSTFPSGVAVVTTSDLDGKPWGMTCSSVCSVAVEPATLLVCLRAGSPTLAAMLRRSTFAVNLLHTRARGTADLFASGTPHRFDLVRWSADSEAAGPHLTDDAHSVADCRISRTVDVGDHTVVFGEVFRVEHPEADDSSPLLYGLRKYSSWSAV
- a CDS encoding tryptophan halogenase family protein, which translates into the protein MANSVVIVGGGTSGWMTATYLKVAFGDRVDVTLVESKNVPAIGVGEATFSTIRHFFNYLGLDEREWMPECHATYKLAVRFEDWREPGHVFYHPFERNRVVDGFALTDWWVQKQPTGRFDRDSFLIANMCDTERSPRYYDGSLFDSTFERGEEYRTTLTEQNTQFPYAYHFDATLLSKFLTRFGTERGVKHVLDDVVDVALNDRGEIDHVRTREQGDLHGDLFVDCTGFRSLLVAQALKEPFISFQNHLPNDSAVALRVPVDMAEYGLRPATTATAKDAGWIWTIPLFERLGTGYVYASEYSTPEEAERTLREFVGPAAENATANHIKMRIGRSERAWVKNCVAIGLSNGFVEPLESTGIFIIQNGIEQLVKNFPVGNEDTDQHLRNAYNRQAANIMDGLREFMVLHWYASKRTDNQYWKDTKTREIPDGLAERLEQWKVKLPDQESIYPHYHGFESYSYRAIILGLGGLPVQPLPVLSKLDSTAADREFQLVAEQTAALHEKLPSQYEYFAHLHGLPPAQRKAGSAR
- a CDS encoding response regulator; the protein is MANARFRIVLAEDAVLLREGLVELLERFGHETVAAVGDSRDLIKAVEEHRPDIVVTDVRMPPDFNDDGLRSAMDLRGRYPELAVLVLTQYAATAYAFELLESGEHSRGGLGYLLKDRIGGVAEFLAAVECVATGGTVIDPEVVRQLLRRGQMNEPLGRLSSREREVLGLMAEGKTNANIAAALSVSQPTVAKNIGSIFLKLGLSEDDGHRRVLAVLTYLRS